In Apium graveolens cultivar Ventura chromosome 10, ASM990537v1, whole genome shotgun sequence, the following are encoded in one genomic region:
- the LOC141691776 gene encoding uncharacterized protein LOC141691776, with protein sequence MGPQRRMGIYVDFDSSSIIRYLEPLIMDVFTARYADCHFDESMFPKLERDNDLHKLNSEISWNASGLNSIDSCTNQCEFEFQKIIHIQNIANQTPVAFSDSRHIISSHVPVVNAPTRVEIPTKKLIPEELIGDSKSLQKRGKPVGAKDVVARKRKLIGPAPEVASVPKNTPEVVLPYEEVQSPEVAITNS encoded by the coding sequence ATGGGACCGCAAAGGAGGATGGGTATATATGTCGATTTTGATTCATCATCTATTATAAGATATCTTGAACCGCTAATTATGGATGTTTTTACTGCTCGCTATGCTGATTGTCATTTTGATGAATCCATGTTCCCTAAATTAGAGAGAGATAATGATTTGCATAAATTAAATTCCGAAATATCATGGAATGCATCAGGATTAAATTCTATTGATTCATGTACTAATCAATGtgaatttgaatttcaaaaaattattcatATACAAAATATTGCTAATCAAACGCCGGTTGCTTTTAGTGACTCTAGACATATTATAAGCTCACATGTACCTGTTGTTAATGCTCCAACACGAGTTGAAATCCCTACTAAGAAATTAATTCCTGAAGAATTGATTGGTGATTCAAAGTCACTCCAGAAGCGTGGTAAACCTGTTGGTGCAAAAGATGTTGTAGCACGAAAACGCAAATTAATTGGACCTGCCCCTGAAGTGGCAAGTGTTCCAAAAAATACCCCAGAAGTGGTATTACCTTATGAAGAGGTTCAATCCCCTGAAGTGGCTATAACAAACTCCTAG